Proteins from a single region of Aquirhabdus parva:
- a CDS encoding sulfate ABC transporter substrate-binding protein, translated as MSFNKAFRPALLAISLLTSSFAAVAAGPNELLNVSYDPTRELYESFNDSFAKYWESKTHQKITIKQSHGGSGKQARAVIDGLEADVVTLALAYDIDAIADKTDLLPKNWQARLPNNSTPYTSTIVFLVRKGNPKAIKDWGDIIKPGVEVVTPNPKTSGGARWNYLAAWGWAKQQPGGSDKTARDFVQQVYAHTKVLDSGARGATTTFVERGQGDVLLAWENEAYLAVRESGDKFEIITPSKSILAEPPVAVVDKNVDKHGTRNLATGYLNYLYSPAGQDIAAKNFYRPRNPTIAAKYAKTFAPVKLFTIDKEFGGWTQAQKVHFGDGGVFDQIITANGTK; from the coding sequence ATGTCATTCAATAAAGCCTTCCGTCCAGCGCTGCTCGCGATCAGCCTGCTCACCTCAAGTTTTGCTGCTGTTGCCGCAGGACCAAACGAACTACTCAACGTGTCTTACGACCCAACCCGTGAGCTGTATGAATCCTTTAACGATTCGTTTGCTAAATACTGGGAAAGCAAGACTCACCAAAAAATCACCATCAAACAATCTCATGGCGGCTCAGGCAAACAAGCCCGTGCAGTAATCGATGGTCTAGAAGCAGACGTAGTGACCTTGGCATTGGCCTATGACATTGATGCAATCGCAGACAAAACTGACCTGCTGCCAAAAAACTGGCAAGCACGCTTACCAAACAATTCTACCCCATACACATCAACCATCGTGTTTCTGGTGCGTAAAGGTAATCCAAAAGCAATCAAAGACTGGGGCGATATCATCAAGCCTGGCGTTGAAGTCGTAACGCCAAATCCAAAAACTTCTGGCGGTGCACGCTGGAACTACTTGGCAGCTTGGGGCTGGGCAAAACAACAACCAGGTGGCTCTGATAAAACCGCTCGTGACTTCGTACAACAAGTCTATGCCCACACCAAAGTACTCGACTCTGGCGCACGTGGCGCAACCACTACTTTCGTTGAACGCGGTCAAGGCGATGTGCTCTTGGCTTGGGAAAACGAAGCCTACTTGGCAGTACGCGAATCTGGCGACAAGTTTGAAATCATCACCCCAAGCAAATCAATCTTGGCAGAACCACCAGTGGCAGTCGTTGATAAAAACGTAGACAAACATGGTACGCGTAACCTTGCAACGGGTTATCTGAACTACTTGTACTCACCAGCAGGTCAGGACATCGCGGCGAAGAACTTCTATCGTCCACGTAACCCAACCATCGCTGCGAAATATGCCAAGACTTTTGCGCCTGTGAAACTGTTCACCATTGATAAAGAATTCGGTGGCTGGACTCAAGCACAGAAAGTTCACTTTGGTGACGGCGGTGTGTTTGACCAAATCATCACTGCAAATGGTACTAAATAA